In Janibacter sp. CX7, a single genomic region encodes these proteins:
- a CDS encoding class I SAM-dependent methyltransferase: MDPTTVRWLASPEGHESLHGLPEYREADAVGLASRLRAAGHSAERVAALLTQKRLQARAQEKFGEFAEGMLFTPDGLEQASRLEVAATHAGRYATASLATVHDLGCGIGSDAMAMSALGVTVHGVDADPLSAAIADVNLRPWPDSRARTGVAEDFEAPLDPLHSRTGVWLDPARRTPGVTDRSGRTRRVFRLDEISPSWDFVLSVARDVPATGAKLSPSLPHDIPPLGTEAQWTSWQGTVLECTVWWGPLVKEAGRSARVLRKGAPPVEVDQRTCEEDPAAAASLAETGRWLYEADRAVNRAGLIGTVTGAVSGMELEAGLGYVTSDEALDLGHARRYEVLEAMPFSVKGLRGWLRERGITGLTVKKRGIRLDEDQLRKQLKIGRGAGDGESATVVLTRVGGEQVVLVVEAT; the protein is encoded by the coding sequence GTGGACCCGACGACCGTGCGCTGGCTGGCCTCCCCCGAGGGGCACGAGTCCCTGCACGGCCTGCCCGAGTACCGCGAGGCGGACGCGGTCGGTCTGGCCTCGCGGCTGCGGGCGGCGGGCCACTCCGCCGAGCGCGTCGCCGCGCTCCTGACGCAGAAGCGTCTGCAGGCTCGCGCGCAGGAGAAGTTCGGCGAGTTCGCCGAGGGCATGCTCTTCACCCCCGACGGGCTCGAGCAGGCCAGCCGCCTCGAGGTCGCCGCCACCCACGCCGGGCGCTACGCGACCGCGAGCCTGGCGACCGTCCACGACCTCGGCTGCGGCATCGGCTCCGACGCGATGGCGATGAGCGCCCTCGGCGTCACCGTCCACGGGGTCGACGCCGACCCGCTCTCTGCCGCCATCGCCGACGTCAACCTGCGCCCCTGGCCCGACAGCCGGGCCCGCACGGGGGTGGCCGAGGACTTTGAGGCACCCCTCGACCCCTTGCACTCGCGCACCGGTGTCTGGCTCGACCCGGCGCGCCGCACGCCCGGCGTCACCGACCGGAGCGGGCGCACGCGACGGGTCTTCCGGCTCGACGAGATCTCGCCGTCGTGGGACTTCGTGCTGTCGGTGGCCCGCGACGTGCCCGCGACCGGCGCCAAGCTCTCCCCTTCGCTCCCCCACGACATCCCGCCGCTCGGCACCGAGGCCCAGTGGACCTCGTGGCAGGGCACCGTCCTGGAGTGCACCGTCTGGTGGGGCCCGCTCGTCAAGGAGGCCGGACGCAGCGCCCGCGTCCTGCGCAAGGGCGCGCCCCCGGTCGAGGTGGACCAGCGCACCTGCGAGGAGGACCCCGCCGCGGCCGCCTCGCTCGCCGAGACGGGGCGATGGCTCTACGAGGCCGACCGAGCCGTCAACCGGGCCGGGCTCATCGGCACGGTCACCGGCGCCGTCAGCGGGATGGAGCTCGAGGCCGGGCTGGGCTACGTCACCAGCGACGAGGCGCTCGACCTCGGCCACGCCCGCCGCTACGAGGTGCTCGAGGCGATGCCCTTCTCGGTCAAGGGGCTGCGCGGCTGGCTGCGCGAGCGCGGCATCACCGGTCTGACGGTCAAGAAGCGGGGCATCCGCCTCGACGAGGACCAGCTGCGCAAGCAGCTGAAGATCGGGCGCGGCGCCGGTGACGGCGAGAGCGCGACCGTCGTGCTCACCCGCGTCGGTGGTGAGCAGGTCGTGCTCGTCGTCGAGGCGACCTGA
- a CDS encoding glycoside hydrolase family 3 N-terminal domain-containing protein yields MTPTQQAGQLLMAAMQPGPATGLDGPIGAQGLGSMLYLGGWKDSGTVAAASQHLQDVSPTVDGTKVGMLVAADQEGGEVQQLTGSGFTSMPSGLEQAQLPDLRSSAKGWGAELKQAGVNVNLAPTADTVPAEIGRANEPIGKWGRQYGSTPQAASKGALAFAQGMQDAGVEPTVKHFPGLGRITGNTDLRDTGITDSVMTRDDSHLTPFADAIDGGTQIVMVGSAHYSQIDGETPALFSSKIVDGMLRDDLGFDGVVITDDVGAAKAVSATPVGERATKFIAAGGDIVLTADPSQVSTMVSAIEAKAKGDPAFAKQVTASVTRVLTLKEDMGLLRCG; encoded by the coding sequence ATGACGCCGACCCAGCAGGCCGGGCAGCTGCTCATGGCGGCGATGCAGCCGGGACCCGCGACCGGTCTCGACGGGCCGATCGGGGCCCAGGGTCTGGGCTCGATGCTCTACCTCGGCGGCTGGAAGGACAGCGGGACCGTCGCGGCCGCGAGCCAGCACCTGCAGGACGTCTCCCCGACCGTCGACGGCACGAAGGTCGGCATGCTCGTCGCCGCCGACCAGGAGGGTGGCGAGGTGCAGCAGCTCACCGGTTCCGGCTTCACGTCCATGCCCTCGGGCCTCGAGCAGGCCCAGCTGCCCGACCTGCGCTCCTCTGCCAAGGGGTGGGGCGCCGAGCTCAAGCAGGCCGGCGTCAACGTCAACCTCGCCCCGACCGCGGACACCGTGCCCGCCGAGATCGGCCGGGCCAACGAGCCCATCGGCAAGTGGGGGCGCCAGTACGGCTCGACCCCGCAGGCCGCGAGCAAGGGCGCGCTCGCCTTCGCCCAGGGGATGCAGGACGCGGGCGTCGAGCCGACGGTCAAGCACTTCCCCGGTCTGGGGCGGATCACGGGCAACACCGACCTGCGCGACACCGGCATCACCGACTCGGTGATGACCCGGGACGACTCGCACCTCACGCCCTTCGCCGATGCCATCGACGGCGGCACCCAGATCGTCATGGTCGGCTCCGCGCACTACTCGCAGATCGACGGCGAGACCCCGGCCCTGTTTTCCTCGAAGATCGTCGACGGCATGCTCCGCGACGACCTGGGCTTCGACGGGGTCGTCATCACCGACGACGTGGGCGCGGCCAAGGCTGTCTCCGCCACCCCCGTCGGCGAGCGGGCCACGAAGTTCATCGCCGCCGGCGGCGACATCGTCCTCACCGCCGACCCGAGCCAGGTCTCGACGATGGTCTCCGCCATCGAGGCCAAGGCGAAGGGGGACCCGGCCTTCGCGAAGCAGGTCACCGCGTCGGTCACCCGGGTGCTCACGCTCAAGGAGGACATGGGTCTGCTGCGCTGCGGCTGA
- the tsaD gene encoding tRNA (adenosine(37)-N6)-threonylcarbamoyltransferase complex transferase subunit TsaD: MTDAPLVLGIETSCDETGVGIVHGTELLVDAIASSVDEHARFGGVVPEVASRAHLEAMVPTIERACRDAGVALTDLDGIAVTSGPGLAGPLMVGVASAKALAVALGLPIYGVNHLASHVAVDIVEHGPLPEPTMAMLVSGGHSSLLLVPDVTHDIRSLGSTIDDAAGEAFDKVARVLGLPFPGGPHIDRAASDGQITIDFPRGLSSRKDMERHRFDFSFSGLKTAVTRWVQAEQAAGRDVPVADVAASFQEAVVDILTRKAVLACTEHDVAALQVGGGVAANSRLRAMAQQRCDDAGIQLRVPRPGLCTDNGAMVASLGAQMMLKGRPASDLSLPADSSLPVTDVRTGLPVHVDHDHAH, from the coding sequence ATGACGGATGCACCCCTCGTTCTTGGCATCGAGACCTCGTGCGACGAGACCGGTGTCGGCATCGTCCACGGCACCGAGCTGCTGGTCGATGCCATCGCCTCGAGCGTCGACGAGCACGCCCGATTTGGCGGGGTGGTGCCCGAGGTCGCCTCCCGTGCCCACCTCGAGGCGATGGTGCCGACGATCGAGCGGGCCTGCCGTGACGCCGGCGTCGCGCTGACCGACCTCGACGGCATCGCCGTGACCTCCGGCCCGGGCCTCGCCGGCCCGCTCATGGTCGGCGTCGCCTCGGCCAAGGCGCTGGCCGTCGCCCTCGGGCTGCCGATCTACGGCGTCAACCACCTCGCCAGCCACGTCGCCGTCGACATCGTCGAGCACGGGCCGCTGCCGGAGCCGACGATGGCGATGCTCGTGAGCGGCGGCCACTCCTCGCTGCTGCTCGTCCCCGATGTCACGCACGACATCCGCAGCCTCGGGTCGACGATCGACGACGCCGCGGGGGAAGCCTTCGACAAGGTGGCGCGGGTGCTCGGGCTGCCCTTCCCCGGTGGGCCGCACATCGACCGGGCGGCGAGCGACGGGCAGATCACCATCGACTTCCCGCGGGGGCTCTCCAGCCGCAAGGACATGGAGCGGCACCGCTTCGACTTCTCCTTCTCGGGGCTCAAGACAGCCGTGACCCGCTGGGTCCAGGCCGAGCAGGCCGCCGGGCGCGACGTGCCGGTGGCCGACGTGGCCGCGTCCTTCCAGGAGGCCGTCGTCGACATCCTCACGCGCAAGGCGGTGCTCGCCTGCACCGAGCACGATGTCGCCGCGCTGCAGGTCGGTGGTGGGGTCGCGGCCAACTCGCGCCTGCGGGCGATGGCCCAGCAACGGTGCGATGACGCCGGCATCCAGCTGCGCGTCCCGCGGCCGGGGCTGTGCACCGACAACGGCGCGATGGTCGCCAGCCTCGGGGCCCAGATGATGCTCAAGGGGCGGCCGGCGAGCGACCTCTCGCTCCCCGCCGACAGCTCGCTGCCGGTGACCGACGTGCGCACCGGCCTGCCGGTGCACGTCGACCACGACCACGCGCACTGA
- the rimI gene encoding ribosomal protein S18-alanine N-acetyltransferase, whose product MTTATVTPFVMREVRWQDLEVLADLEQELFGTEAWSLASWWGELAGRPRREYLLAEDSEGVAGYAGLDHAGDTSDVMTIATLPRVRGTGLGRRLLEELVARSRAAGAERLLLEVRADNTAARGLYDSAGFGLLQTRRGYYPGGVDALVLALDLTQEAQA is encoded by the coding sequence GTGACCACGGCGACGGTGACCCCCTTCGTCATGAGGGAGGTGCGCTGGCAGGACCTCGAGGTGCTGGCGGACCTGGAGCAGGAGCTCTTCGGGACCGAGGCGTGGAGCCTCGCGTCCTGGTGGGGCGAGCTCGCGGGGCGGCCGCGGCGGGAGTACCTGCTCGCGGAGGACTCCGAGGGCGTCGCCGGATATGCGGGCCTCGACCACGCGGGCGACACGAGTGACGTCATGACCATCGCGACCCTGCCGCGGGTGCGGGGCACCGGCCTGGGTCGGCGGCTGCTCGAGGAGCTCGTCGCGCGCTCGCGGGCCGCGGGCGCCGAGCGGCTGCTGCTCGAGGTGCGCGCCGACAACACCGCGGCGCGGGGGCTCTACGACTCGGCCGGCTTCGGGCTGCTGCAGACCCGGCGCGGCTACTACCCGGGTGGGGTCGACGCGCTCGTCCTCGCTCTCGACCTGACGCAGGAGGCGCAGGCATGA
- the tsaB gene encoding tRNA (adenosine(37)-N6)-threonylcarbamoyltransferase complex dimerization subunit type 1 TsaB, producing the protein MRLLALDTATSAISVAVHDGERVLASRSVVDARRHTELLAPLVVETLAAAGTGVDEVTHVAVGTGPGPFTGLRVGLVTAQTFAHARGVTVHGVCSLDALAAAAAANGYEGELLVASDARRKEVYWARYRCAAGEITALDEPEVTRPSELPEEVRALPAVGRGPLLYPDLLTSLAGGDADGLLDVDAGVLAGLAARRIAAGADMPIEPLYLRRPDAVAPASTAPKSALKPSPRQQQRDLRRAEQAVRAEQAGRDAEASQ; encoded by the coding sequence GTGAGGCTGCTCGCGCTGGACACCGCCACGTCGGCGATCTCGGTCGCCGTCCACGACGGCGAGCGGGTGCTCGCCAGCCGCTCCGTCGTCGACGCCCGCCGGCACACCGAGCTGCTCGCGCCGCTGGTCGTCGAGACCCTCGCGGCGGCGGGCACCGGCGTCGACGAGGTGACCCACGTGGCCGTCGGCACCGGCCCGGGCCCCTTCACCGGGCTGCGGGTCGGTCTCGTCACCGCCCAGACCTTCGCCCACGCGCGCGGTGTGACCGTGCACGGGGTGTGCTCGCTCGACGCGCTCGCCGCCGCGGCTGCTGCCAATGGGTACGAGGGCGAGCTGCTCGTCGCGAGTGACGCCCGGCGCAAGGAGGTCTACTGGGCCCGCTATCGCTGCGCCGCAGGCGAGATCACCGCGCTCGACGAGCCCGAGGTGACCCGGCCCTCTGAACTGCCCGAGGAGGTACGCGCCCTGCCGGCCGTCGGCCGCGGGCCGCTGCTCTACCCGGACCTGCTGACCTCGCTCGCCGGTGGTGACGCTGACGGGCTGCTCGACGTCGACGCCGGTGTCCTCGCCGGCCTGGCCGCCCGGCGCATCGCCGCCGGGGCCGACATGCCGATCGAGCCGCTCTACCTGCGCCGGCCCGACGCGGTCGCGCCCGCGTCCACGGCGCCGAAGTCTGCGCTCAAGCCCTCACCCCGTCAGCAGCAGCGCGACCTGCGGCGGGCCGAGCAGGCCGTCCGGGCCGAGCAGGCCGGCCGGGACGCCGAGGCGAGCCAGTGA
- the tsaE gene encoding tRNA (adenosine(37)-N6)-threonylcarbamoyltransferase complex ATPase subunit type 1 TsaE, whose translation MSVLLTDADTTVAAGRRLADLLRAGDLVVLTGGLGAGKTTFTRGLGEGLGVRGAVTSPTFVIARVHPSLVGGPELVHVDAYRLGGAAELDDLDLDSELDEAVTVVEWGAGLAEGLADERLEITLVADPETESRTLTATGVGARWADVDVESHLQEAPDAGPDATDDEGGVP comes from the coding sequence GTGAGCGTGCTCCTCACCGATGCCGACACGACCGTCGCGGCCGGTCGGCGCCTGGCCGACCTGCTGCGTGCCGGTGACCTCGTCGTGCTGACGGGTGGGCTCGGGGCCGGCAAGACGACCTTCACCCGCGGGCTGGGCGAGGGGCTCGGCGTGCGGGGTGCCGTGACCTCCCCGACCTTCGTCATCGCGCGGGTCCACCCCTCGCTCGTGGGGGGCCCCGAGCTCGTCCACGTCGATGCCTACCGCCTCGGGGGCGCCGCCGAGCTCGACGACCTCGACCTCGACTCCGAGCTCGACGAGGCCGTCACGGTCGTCGAGTGGGGCGCCGGCCTCGCCGAGGGGCTGGCCGACGAGCGACTCGAGATCACCCTCGTCGCCGACCCGGAGACGGAGTCGCGGACGCTCACCGCCACCGGCGTCGGAGCCCGCTGGGCCGACGTCGACGTCGAGTCCCACCTGCAGGAGGCACCCGACGCGGGGCCCGATGCGACCGACGACGAAGGGGGAGTGCCGTGA
- a CDS encoding alpha/beta fold hydrolase has protein sequence MDEQQKIARANSMSRGAATGLGLAAAAVGGVAIAGAGYAGRSALRRSRAYAVTHQDEAHVFPFATDKIMAVPASDGVVLHVEVDEPEGWTPQSGPTVVLVHGFVLNLSSWVFQRRALVDAGYRVVSYDQRNHGTSQAGDLEHCTIDQLGKDLRAVVDATTPEGELVLVGHSMGGMTIMSFAGRYPEVTRDRVAGAALIATSAGGDSLVHIGLGRALDGLITRFGPSFLTGLGRRDGMWGGLRAAGRAVENSAIQRYAFGTPMPKEMLRKVAKMIFGTPLDAIGAFIPELDELDVRESLPGLVDTPVIIVAGSKDVLTPPAHSQALADALPAAEHVVVPGVGHLLQLERPGPVTDGVLGLLERTRGDDAQRDAERAGAAVGDGVGERVTGRSA, from the coding sequence ATGGACGAGCAGCAGAAGATAGCCCGGGCGAACTCCATGAGCCGGGGTGCCGCAACGGGGCTGGGCCTGGCCGCCGCGGCCGTCGGTGGCGTCGCCATCGCGGGCGCCGGCTACGCCGGCCGCTCCGCGCTGCGCCGGTCGCGCGCCTACGCGGTGACCCACCAGGACGAGGCGCACGTCTTCCCCTTCGCCACGGACAAGATCATGGCCGTGCCGGCCAGCGACGGGGTCGTCCTGCACGTCGAGGTCGACGAACCGGAGGGCTGGACCCCGCAGAGCGGGCCGACCGTCGTCCTCGTCCACGGCTTCGTGCTCAACCTCAGCTCGTGGGTCTTCCAGCGGCGCGCGCTCGTCGACGCCGGCTACCGCGTCGTCAGCTACGACCAGCGCAACCACGGCACCTCGCAGGCCGGCGACCTCGAGCACTGCACCATCGACCAGCTCGGCAAGGACCTGCGCGCCGTCGTGGACGCGACGACCCCTGAGGGTGAGCTCGTCCTCGTCGGCCACTCGATGGGCGGCATGACGATCATGAGCTTCGCCGGGCGCTACCCCGAGGTGACGCGCGACCGGGTCGCCGGCGCCGCGCTCATCGCGACGAGCGCGGGCGGCGACAGCCTCGTGCACATCGGACTCGGGCGTGCTCTCGACGGGCTCATCACCCGGTTCGGCCCGAGCTTCCTCACCGGGCTCGGCCGCCGCGACGGCATGTGGGGCGGCCTGCGCGCCGCCGGCCGTGCCGTCGAGAACTCCGCCATCCAGCGCTACGCCTTCGGCACCCCCATGCCCAAGGAGATGCTGCGCAAGGTGGCGAAGATGATCTTCGGCACGCCGCTCGACGCGATCGGTGCCTTCATCCCCGAGCTCGACGAGCTCGACGTGCGCGAGAGTCTGCCGGGCCTCGTCGACACCCCGGTCATCATCGTCGCCGGGTCCAAGGACGTGCTGACCCCGCCCGCGCACAGCCAGGCGCTCGCCGACGCCCTGCCCGCGGCGGAGCACGTCGTCGTGCCCGGCGTGGGCCACCTGCTCCAGCTCGAGCGACCCGGTCCGGTCACCGACGGCGTCCTCGGGCTGCTCGAGCGCACCCGCGGCGACGACGCGCAGCGCGACGCCGAGCGCGCCGGTGCGGCCGTCGGCGACGGCGTCGGGGAGCGCGTGACGGGGCGCAGCGCGTGA